Below is a genomic region from Pseudarthrobacter sulfonivorans.
ACGTCACGGCCCAGACCGATGCCACCATCACCCGCGAGGAAATCGCCGACCTCGTGGCCCACTACCAGCCCGCCGGACAGCAGGACGCGCTGCGGGATTCGGACGTGGTCACCCGGGCCATCACCAAGCTCCTGGCCCGCCAGCTGCTTCTCACCACCGGCCTGGATGACGTCTACACCATCTCCAACGCCCTCCCGCTGGCCCTCCCCTTCGAAAACATCGGCGACATCCCCGCCCAAATCGAAGCCCTGGTAGCAGCAACCGCAGACCCAACAGGCACAGAAGCACTGATAGAACTCGACACAGACTCTGGTGCGGACGACGACGCCGATGCCGCCCCCGCCCCTCCGCCGGGCGACTCCGCTGCAAGCAGCGAGTCGCCCGGCTCCGACAGGCCCGATGCCACTCCCTGGGCGGCATCGGCGTCGTCGTCCGTGGGTGCGCAGGTTCCGGGCACGAGTGGCGCCGCGAACGGACCCATCGAGGGGGCAGAAGCATGAGCATCGCAACCATGCTGCCGATGGGCGATCTCACGAACCCCGGTCAGATGCGCCTGGCGTTGGTGCAGGTGGTCAACTGGGGCACGTTCCATGGGGCGCACACGATGCACGTGGACCGGAACGGAACCCTGCTGACGGGCAACTCGGGCGTGGGCAAGTCCACGCTGTTTGACGCCATGCTGCGCGTATTCGATGCCCGGCCGCGCTCCAACGAGGCCGCGGCCCAGCGTGCCGGCGGTGCTGTGGAGGACAAGAGGACCACTTTCACGTACATGCGCGGCAAGGTGGGCGACAAGGCCGTTGGCGAAGGCTCGGCCAGTGCGTTCCAGCGCCCGGGTGCCACCTGGTCCGCCGTCGCCCTGACGTTTGATAACGCCGCGGGCACCCGCATCACGGTGTCCGCACTGTTCGACCTGCCCAAAAACGGCACGGAGTCCAGTGTTGGGCGTTTCTACGTGATCGACAGCAAGCCGCTGGACCTGCCGGCCATCGAGGGCATCGCGGACAAGCGCTTCACCAAGGCTGCGCTGGAGACGATCTTCCCGGACGCCCAGATCTTCGATGTCCACAAGGCCTTCGCGGAGCGTTTCCGACGGCTCCTCGGCATCAGTTCGGACCAGGCTCTGCCCCTGCTGCGCGTGATCCAGGCCGGCAAGGGCCTGGGCGGCAGCGTCAATACCTTCTTCCGCGACCAGGTCTTGGACGCCCCCGCCACCCTCGCCGCGGCCGATGACGTGGTGGAGGAATTCAGCAACCTCATGTCCATCCGGCAGCGGCTGGAGGACGTGCGGCAGCAGCGGGACCAGCTGGCCCCCGTGCCCGGCCTGAACAAGGAATACGCGCAGTCGCTCCTCGACGCAAACCGGCTCCGTGAGCTGTCCGGCGAGGAGTTCGAAGCCTACAAGCAGCAGCTCGCCGTCACGGTCCACCAGAAAACGCTGGCGCGGTTCAAGGAGCTGGCCCAGGCGAAAGCCAAAGAGCTGGGCGCGGAGCGCTCGGTCCGCGACGGGCTGGCCAAGGATCTGCGCCAGCTGGAGACCGATTACAACAACCAGGGCGGCAACGCGATCTCCGCGATCGAGCAGTCGCTGGACAACGCCAAGGTGGGTCTGCGGCTGCGCGAGCAGGTGGAGGAAGCGGCCCGCAAGGCCCTGTCCGACGCCGGCCTGCAGCTGGAGTGGACCGCTGACGGTTGGGAACAGGCCCACGAGCAGGCTGCCGCCAGGTCGGCCGAGCTCAAAGACGACTCCCAGGCCCTGCAGGAGCTCCGCTTCGAAGCCTTCGACGGCCACGCCACCAAAAAGCGTGAGCTGGCGGCAGCCCAGCAGGAGCTGCTGTCACTGAAGACGCGCAAGTCCCTGCTGCCGCCGTCGAGCATTGAAAACCGTGCGGCCATAGCCGCGGCCACTGGCGTTCCTGAGGACCGGATGCCGTTCGGCGGCGAGCTGATGGACCTCGCCGAAGGGGAGGAACACTGGCGGCCGGCCGCGGAGCGTGCCCTCCGGAACCTCGCCACCACGTTGCTGGTCCCCGGCGAACATTTCGCCGCGGTGACCCGCTACCTGAACGACAACAAAGTACGTGGCGCCCTGCGCGCGGTGGACGTATCCAAGCCGCTCGCGGGCGGCGCCCTCGCCGTGGAGGACGCGCGCGACGGCGATCTGCTCACCAAGCTGGACATCCTCGCCAGCGGCGCGGTGGCGGACGCCGGGGAATGGATCCGGGAGCGGATCGCCCTCGATTTCGCCTACCCGTGCGTCGAGGACCCCAACGAGCTGGCCGCACTGGACAAGGGCCTGAGCCTGGGCGGTGTGGTCAAACGCAACCGGCACACGGTGGAGAAGGACGACCGTTTCACCAGCCGCCAGGACTACGTGCTCGGTTTCGACAACGCCGCCAAACTGGAACTCGTGGCCGCCCAGGTAGAGGACCTGCAACAGGAGCTGGCCAAGGCGGCCGAACTGGCCCAGAGCCGCGAAGAGTCGCACCAGGGCATGAGCCGGCAGCTCGACGCCCTGCGGCTGATTGCGGAGGACCACCGCCCCTGGGAACAGGTATCGGCTGCAGTCGCCGCGGAGGAACTCACCCGGATTGAACAGCGCCTCAAGGACGCCCTCGCAGCACAGGCGGACCTGGAACCGCTGCGGGCCAACATTGAGGCGGCGCGGCAGAAACACCAGGCCAGCACCGAAGCCGCAGCAGTCCTGCAGAGCGAATACAAGGCCCTGGACCGGCAGATGAGCGCTGCCGATTCGCTGCTGGAAGCCGCGCGGGCCCGCCTGGAGCAGGCGCCGCCGTCGGACGCCACCGTCACGGCGCTGGAACCGTACTTCACGGACTTTGGCGACGTCAGCGAGATGCACGAGCTGGACAACCTTGCCAACCGTGTACGGACGGCGCTGCTGGGGGAGCTGCACGCCGCCGAGACGCGCGGGCAGGCAACCTCCGAGCGGCTGACCCGGATCTTCGAGGGCTTTGTGCGCGAGTGGGGCTCCGCGATCTCCGCGGACCACGGCACCTCCATCGGTGCGGCAGGGGAGTTTGAAGGCCGCTACCACGCCATCGTCAGCGACGGCCTGCCCGCCCAGGAGTCCGAGTTTCGGCAGTTCTTCAACCAGCGCACGCATGAATCGTTCAGCACGCTGCTGCACCTGCTGGACGAGGAGCGGCGGTCCATTACCAGCCGCATCCTGCCGCTCAACGGCATCCTGTCGGAGGTCAACTTCCATGAGGGCAGTTTCCTGGAGCTGGACATCAAGCAGACCCTGCCGGCCACGGCCAAGCAGTTCAAGGACGCCATCCAGAACGCGCTGAAAGCCCGGCACACGCGCCCCGCCCGCGCCGGATCCGGCGCGGGTTCCGGCCCGGAAGCCGGGGGAGGCGACGACGCCGAGCTCACCGCCCGCTACAAGACCCTCGAAACGCTCGTCAAGCGGCTCGGCTCGCCCACCCCCGAGGACCGGCGCTGGCGCGCCGAAGTCCTGGACGTCCGCGGGCACCTGTTTATCCAGTGCAAGGAGCACCGTGAGGTGACCGGGCCGGCGTCGGGCAGGAAGGGCGGCGGCAAGCGGACCGACGTGTACATGCACGCCGACACCGGTTCCATGTCCGGCGGCGAGCGGCAGCGCTTCACCGCGTTTATCATGGCCGCGGCGCTGAGCTACCAGCTGGGCATCGCCGAGCAGGGGTTCACCACTTACGGCACGGTGATGATGGACGAGGCGTTTGTGCTGGCGTCGGAGGAGTTCGCGGGTGCGGGCATCAAGGCGCTGCACGAGTTCGGCTTCCAGCTCCTGCTGGCGGCGCCGGAGAACGTGATCGACCTGTCGCGCCATCTGGGCTCGGTCACCGAAATCCTGCGGGACAAGCGCACCAACCGTTCAGGCGTGCTGACGGCACCGGTGATCCGGCCCAGGCCCGGCGCAGAAGGTCAGTGGCGGTCCGAGGCGAACCCCGTGGACATCGTGCTCCGCTAACCAGTCTTCTTGACTCCAACGCGGGGTCACATAACGCCCAAAATTCCCGCCGGGAAGGGCCATATGTGACCCCGCGTTGCTATTGGTTGAGGGCAGCCGTGCAGGCGTCGATCTGGGCCTGGACGATTGCGCCGTAGTGTCCCACCAGCTCGTCAAAGTCCCAGCCGTCGAAGAGGCCCAGCGTGCGGACGGTCTCGCCGAAGCCGGTCATCAGGGCCACCACGGTGGAGGCGAACCGCCGCTCCGGTGTTGTGTCCCCGATCAGGCTCGCGATGGCGGCGAGGTACCTTTCGCGGACATCCGTCCGGGCTGCCTCGGGGTCGGGAGAGTCCAGCACGGCGAACGGGATGACGGCCCACGGCTCCTGCGTTCCGCGTTCCCGGCGCATCAACACACGGAAGACGAGGGCCCTGCCGAGTTCCGACGTCGGGACCTCCAGTTCGGCGAGCTGCGATTCGTCGGGCCGGACGGCGGCATAGAGCTTTTCCTTGGAGACGAACAGTTTCATGACCAGGGCCGCCGAAACGCCAGCGTCCGCGGCTATGTCCCGCACCGTGACGGCACGGTAGCCGCGTTGCCCGAAAAGGCGTCCGGCTGCGCTGAGGATCGCGTCGTGGCTGGGGCTGCTCATGCGCCCACCGGCTCTGTGGACTTTTCCTCCACACGCGGCGCGGCGAAGTCCAGCGTCATGGAGCGGTTGTCGACCGCGAGTTTCTGCGCCATGGCCTCGTGGGTCATCGGATGAAGCATGGTCACGATGTAGCGGCCGGCGAGGGGCAGCGGAAACGCATACGCGCCGTCGTCGTCCGAAAGCGTGGTTGCCACATAACCGCCGCCTGCCTCGAGGAGGGTCACCACCGCGCCTGCCACAGCCTCACTGCCGGCGGTGACCAGGCCGGCGATCTCCAGCCGGTCCCGAAGCAGGAAGTTCTGGTGGCGGGTGCGGCCGTCGAAGTCGAAGACCTCGGCCATCGGTGCCCAGCCCGCTGCGTTGGCCACCATGAGGTACTTCCCGGCGCCGGGGAGGGCCACCGAATAGTTGCCCTCCGCATCCACCCGGCTCCAGTCCACCGGCTCGCCGGCGGTCTGAAGCACGGTCACGACGGCGGGAGTGACGGGGCGGTTGTCAGGCGCAAGGACGCGCCCCTGCACCACGATTTCCGCCGCTGCAGATCCGGAGACGGGGGAGCGGTGGCCCGCGGTGGCCCGCGGAATGAAGACCGTGGCCACCACCGAGGCGGCCGATGCCAGCGCAGCCAGCCAGAAGACGTCCTTGAAAGCGTCGAAGGATGGAAGCTGCACCGCCCCGACGGTCATGCTGACTGAGGTGAGGACGGCGGCAACCGCGGCGCTGGATGTCGAGGTGCCGATGGACCGGACCAGGCTGTTCAACCCGTTGGCCGAGGCCGTCTCGGTGCGCGGCACCACGCCCATGATCAGTGTCGGCATGGCGGCGTAGGCGATGGCTGTGCCGACGCTGACCACGGTTGAACCGATGATCACCCACGCGATGGAGTCGTAGAAGAAGACGCGGCCCACGTAGCCCACAATCATCACAATGGCACCGGCGATCAGCGCGGACTTGCCGCCGGAGACCCGGATGATACGTCCGGAAACAGGCGCGAAAACCATCATGGCGAGCCCGGACGGGACCATGCACAGGCCAGCGGTGATCACGTTCAGTCCGAAACCGTAGCCCGTGGCGGTAGGCAGCTGGAGCTGCTGGGTGGTGAGGAGCATGTTGGCGAACATCGCGAAACCGATGAGCAGCGAGGCCACGTTGGTCATGAGCACCGGTCGGCGCCCGGATGTCCGCAGGTCAACCATCGGCTGGCTGACTTTCAGCTCGTACGGAACCCAGACGGCCAGGAGTATTGCGGCCGTAAGGAACAGCAGCAGCACCGGCTCCGAGCCCCAGCCCCAGGTGCCGCCCTTGGAAATCGCCAGTAACAGGGCTGCCAAAGCCGCGGACAGCACCAGCGCTCCTGCGTAATCGAAGCGCCCGGCCGTGCGGACCTTTGATTCCGGAACCACCAGCAGCACGGCAACGAGCAGCAGTGCACCTGCGGCAGCGGACACCCAG
It encodes:
- a CDS encoding DUF4194 domain-containing protein translates to MTEEITTAAPPVEEAAPAVEPEIQGISTGSITRGAGVTPRDTFVDGAALFPGDTGVLSMKVRQALVKLLKGPYVDGGRDEKLWTTLLDNQIILRSRLSELFLTLQLDHERKIAVLRPVDPEAIGGSSRSSILRQQRALSRVETIVLLRLRMLLDRHVTAQTDATITREEIADLVAHYQPAGQQDALRDSDVVTRAITKLLARQLLLTTGLDDVYTISNALPLALPFENIGDIPAQIEALVAATADPTGTEALIELDTDSGADDDADAAPAPPPGDSAASSESPGSDRPDATPWAASASSSVGAQVPGTSGAANGPIEGAEA
- a CDS encoding ATP-binding protein: MSIATMLPMGDLTNPGQMRLALVQVVNWGTFHGAHTMHVDRNGTLLTGNSGVGKSTLFDAMLRVFDARPRSNEAAAQRAGGAVEDKRTTFTYMRGKVGDKAVGEGSASAFQRPGATWSAVALTFDNAAGTRITVSALFDLPKNGTESSVGRFYVIDSKPLDLPAIEGIADKRFTKAALETIFPDAQIFDVHKAFAERFRRLLGISSDQALPLLRVIQAGKGLGGSVNTFFRDQVLDAPATLAAADDVVEEFSNLMSIRQRLEDVRQQRDQLAPVPGLNKEYAQSLLDANRLRELSGEEFEAYKQQLAVTVHQKTLARFKELAQAKAKELGAERSVRDGLAKDLRQLETDYNNQGGNAISAIEQSLDNAKVGLRLREQVEEAARKALSDAGLQLEWTADGWEQAHEQAAARSAELKDDSQALQELRFEAFDGHATKKRELAAAQQELLSLKTRKSLLPPSSIENRAAIAAATGVPEDRMPFGGELMDLAEGEEHWRPAAERALRNLATTLLVPGEHFAAVTRYLNDNKVRGALRAVDVSKPLAGGALAVEDARDGDLLTKLDILASGAVADAGEWIRERIALDFAYPCVEDPNELAALDKGLSLGGVVKRNRHTVEKDDRFTSRQDYVLGFDNAAKLELVAAQVEDLQQELAKAAELAQSREESHQGMSRQLDALRLIAEDHRPWEQVSAAVAAEELTRIEQRLKDALAAQADLEPLRANIEAARQKHQASTEAAAVLQSEYKALDRQMSAADSLLEAARARLEQAPPSDATVTALEPYFTDFGDVSEMHELDNLANRVRTALLGELHAAETRGQATSERLTRIFEGFVREWGSAISADHGTSIGAAGEFEGRYHAIVSDGLPAQESEFRQFFNQRTHESFSTLLHLLDEERRSITSRILPLNGILSEVNFHEGSFLELDIKQTLPATAKQFKDAIQNALKARHTRPARAGSGAGSGPEAGGGDDAELTARYKTLETLVKRLGSPTPEDRRWRAEVLDVRGHLFIQCKEHREVTGPASGRKGGGKRTDVYMHADTGSMSGGERQRFTAFIMAAALSYQLGIAEQGFTTYGTVMMDEAFVLASEEFAGAGIKALHEFGFQLLLAAPENVIDLSRHLGSVTEILRDKRTNRSGVLTAPVIRPRPGAEGQWRSEANPVDIVLR
- a CDS encoding TetR/AcrR family transcriptional regulator, whose amino-acid sequence is MSSPSHDAILSAAGRLFGQRGYRAVTVRDIAADAGVSAALVMKLFVSKEKLYAAVRPDESQLAELEVPTSELGRALVFRVLMRRERGTQEPWAVIPFAVLDSPDPEAARTDVRERYLAAIASLIGDTTPERRFASTVVALMTGFGETVRTLGLFDGWDFDELVGHYGAIVQAQIDACTAALNQ
- a CDS encoding MFS transporter, translated to MPRSNALNTKRSPSPSAITAVLALSGTVVALMQTLVIPLLPDFPELLDVTADDASWLVTATLLSSAVATPIVSRSADMYGKRKMMVVCLAIMVAGSVMAAVGGSFVWLIIGRALQGFSAALIPVGISIMRDELPKEKMGSAVALMSATLGIGSALGLPLAGLLYESLGWASIFWVSAAAGALLLVAVLLVVPESKVRTAGRFDYAGALVLSAALAALLLAISKGGTWGWGSEPVLLLFLTAAILLAVWVPYELKVSQPMVDLRTSGRRPVLMTNVASLLIGFAMFANMLLTTQQLQLPTATGYGFGLNVITAGLCMVPSGLAMMVFAPVSGRIIRVSGGKSALIAGAIVMIVGYVGRVFFYDSIAWVIIGSTVVSVGTAIAYAAMPTLIMGVVPRTETASANGLNSLVRSIGTSTSSAAVAAVLTSVSMTVGAVQLPSFDAFKDVFWLAALASAASVVATVFIPRATAGHRSPVSGSAAAEIVVQGRVLAPDNRPVTPAVVTVLQTAGEPVDWSRVDAEGNYSVALPGAGKYLMVANAAGWAPMAEVFDFDGRTRHQNFLLRDRLEIAGLVTAGSEAVAGAVVTLLEAGGGYVATTLSDDDGAYAFPLPLAGRYIVTMLHPMTHEAMAQKLAVDNRSMTLDFAAPRVEEKSTEPVGA